TTTCATGGTAACATCTGAATCTCAATTTTTCTTTGCCAATTGCAACTCAGGTTCATGCATTGTTCTCTAACTTCTTGTTCAAACCTCTGAGACTTTCCGTCTAGACAGCTTTATCTTCATGGGGTAGCCACCTTTCTCCTCGAAGATCACAAGCTCATTCCCGGAAGACTTAAACCATGATCGTGGAACATGATACCTAAGCCAAAAGCCAAGAATCAGATTTGAACAAAAGAGAGTTGTGAAAAACGAAAGACGGAGGCTTTAATACCATCTTTGAGATGGCTCTCCACATCCAGTGTTGCATTTATCTGGCATAAATTTGCCCCTGTAGTCACATTCTTTAACGCATTCATCATTTGGAGCGTTCTTTCTAGCAATCCTGGGCCAGTATCTTCCAATCTCTTCACCGTTCAGCCAAGCCATTCCTTTCCCCATACTGAGCATATCAAGCCCAACCGGTTCACTTCCAGAAGGTGGGTCTATGATAACCTACCAAAAGATTCAGATCTTTTAAAGACAGGAAACAACACTTGATCCTCTACAAACAATCTTGGATCATGCCAAAGTGTTGCATTACCTTATACCAAGTCAAAGGTTGTTTCTTGGGAGGTTTAGTAGTCACAGTCCATTTGACAGCCTCAGAGTTACCTGGCTTGAATAGACTTAGATGCTCTCCTTGCACGCCCAGCTGCAATATTTCATGGGATTAGTATTGAAGTACTCATCTAACAGAGAATCACTCAAGGGGACAATGAGAGGTATCTAGGTAGAGTTATATAACCTTGTAGGTCCATTTGGTATTTGTCAAGTTCAATGTGCCATTGTTAAGTCCTTTGATTGAGACGCTTGTAAGTCCGGCTGGAACCCATTCATAGAAGGAGCCTGCATTCTGTACCAGAAATAAACCAAATGTATGAGTGAGGATGATGATGCATAACCACAATGATATTAATACTTAGAAACTTTCTGTTTATAGAATTACCGAAAGACCAACAGTCATGCTAAGCAGATCAATATTGTTTTCTCCCGCTTTGAGAGGAACTGATTTCTTGAGTCTGAAAGGCACATGGGTTCCATTCCCTGTCGCAGTTCCTAGAAACCAGTAGACACATTTACGTGCAATCAAAGAGCAACTCGAGTGAGAGCACTAACCAAAAGAATCACAGAGAGTTTTGATAGTACCTAAGTACTCTTTGTTAATGAAAACATGAAGAGTATGCCCCTTTGATTCAATAAAGAGAACCGGGAGAGTTTGCTTCTTGAGAAACCCTTCATTAGCACTGATTGTTATACTGCAAGAGATTGGATATAGTTGCTTCAGGTTCTTTCTCAAAAGGCTTTTCCGTGGTATTAACAGTAAATACTAACCTTGTTGTGTACCAAAGATAGTCAGTTGTGTCCTTTGTGGTGTTGATATGATCAACAAGTTCATTTTTCACAAAGTCTGCTTCTCCCCAGATACCTGGCTTCTCTGAGAACACTTGCCATTTAAGACCTGATGAAGACTTCAAATCTTCAGGTAACATTTCTACCTTGGAGGACTTCGCAGTTACCTATTGCAAATGTAAATAAATCAGTCAAACTGCGTTACTCAGGGTCAGGGTGTCATTGTCTGAATCAGTTTCTTTTTCATTTTACCTTTGCAGTGTTGAAAACCTCGTTTTTGCAGTCAGGTAGAATGCTAACTGACCAAGCAGGTAAGTGATATGTCATGTTTTGAAACACAGCCGTCTTATCGTTTTTATCATCAGAGTTTGACAGAAACGCAGCGCAGCTTCCTGAAGAACTTGTGTACACATCAGCCTGAAAATTGAAACAATAAACCATCAGAAGGAACATTTCGACAATAACAGAAGTGCTTTGTTACGGAAATAGTCTACCTCGAGTGAAGGGCCTAACGAAAAGTTTCGATGCTCGCCACCGATCAGCATGTTTTCAGAGAGCATTATGGCTTTATGGAGATTCTTAAGGTGTCCCCATTTTGGTAATCTTGGCAATCCTAACAAAGGTACAGAAGCAAAACATAAGTTATAATTATCAAAGAGCTAACTCACTCCATAGTGATCTCTTTGTTAAGCAAACTCACCATACTCATCGATGGGAGCTTCATAGTCATAGCTTGTTGTGATGAATGGTCCTCCTGAAGTACGTCCAAAGTTTGTTCCTCCATGATACTACACAAAACACAAAGCCACATTCAGTTTACAAGCTGATATAGGACCCTAACCATTGTGACAGAGGTTACTGATTTTGAGTGACTGCTGTGACGAAACTAATATTATATGGTGTGAATTCGGCCGGGGAGCATCCTGGTATTTTTTTTTTTGTATTTAGTTATTTACCATGTAGTAGTTGTGAACACTTCCACCTTTCTGGAAAAAACGAGCAACAGAGTAAGCAACGTCCTCTGCTGGTCTATGTGGGTCTCTGCCTCCAAAAGTTTTGAACCTTTAAGAAAAAGAAGAATGAGACCGCCATAATCAGATTTGATTCAGTGAACAACAACATACTCCAAAAGACTCTATAAGGAATTATGAAAGGGACCAATGATCAATTTTGTTACCATCCAGGCCAGTTTTCAGTCCATATTTTGGGTTTATCCGCTGTGTTAGGTGTGAACTCGTCACAGTAAAAGCCATTGCAGGTACTAATCTGCAAAAGTTAATACGAGAAATCTATCAAGACCCGGCGCATATACACTTTAAGGTCTGTAGAGATCTTGTGTTTCAGATTTGGATATAGACTTTACCACAGTGGCAGGAGCATCCCATTGCTGGCACATCATCCATGGAACACCAATGTTCTGTGAAACAGCCATAGAAGCAGACCATTGAGCATACCGCTTCCCTCCTTCCCCATAATCACGCTCATAATACCCATACTCGTTTTCCACCTAATGAAAAAATCACATTGTTAAAGAACAATTTTATCAAAACAGAATGATGCTGAAGTTTAATAACGTTTTGTCATATCTCTTAACCTGAGACAAGATTATTGGACCGCCCTGTGGTGCGAAAAGCTTCTCTTTCTTCAGTAGGTTTACTATATACGTTGTGAAACTCTCCATATAATGCTGAAACAAAAATTCACAAAGAGCATATGAATTTTCTAGTAAAAAAGAAAACTGATTTTTTTTTTCTTCATATTTGTGGTTTGATACCTTCCATGGCTCGTTATCTTGCCTGAAGACTGTTTCTGGCACATAATGCAGCCAAACCGGAACTCCCCTATTAACCAACAAGAGTTTAATAACACAACTACATACTAGTGAAATAGAAAAGATTCTCCAGAAAGAGCATTACCCGAAGTTCCACTCAGCAGCAACAAAAGGGCCAATACGCAGAATCATATGCATTCCAGCTTGCTGAACAGTCTTGATGAACTTCACTATATCATACCGTCCACCAAAATAATACTACAAGCCAAACAAGAAAACCGGATCTTGATTAGCAAAAAGGATTTGATGCTGAGTGAGCACAAAGCTCAACAAATACACTAACCTTCCCAGGAGAAGGCTCATGGCCATTCCAAAACACATAAGACTCGATAGCGTTGCAGCCTCCTTCTTTTGCCGTTCGAACAAGTGATGGCCACATCTGCAATAAAAAATCTACTACTGTCAGCAACAAAAATTCCCAAGAGAGACATTCTCCAAATCAAACTACAATCATAATAGCTAAGAACCCAACTCATATTCGATCAAAAGCTCGAAGCTTTATTCTCTTAAATGTACAAAAACCAAAGAAAGATCAATCAAAACAGTATAAGCATAGAGCACGAATCCGAAAAAAAAGCTTCGAACTTTGGCCTCACTAGACTCAAAATCAAATACTAGAGACGAAAAAAAAGGAAGAAGAGTGAGTCGGTTACTAACAGCTGGAACACTTCTCGGATAATGAATGGCGGCGGAGATAATGAGCTGGCGGCGACCGCCGATTGAGAGAGAACGGTGGTCATAAGTTACATTCCCCACTGCAATAGCTTTCAACGAGAAGAGAAACACAATCGCCAACACCAGAATCGCAGGTGAAGCAATGCTTTTAGTAGCTCGCTTCATCTTCTTTTTCAAGTTTTAGTGAGCTTTCTTCTGTGTCTTGTAAAAAAGACTTAAACCCTCTTTTCTCCGGCTGAGAGGGAG
The DNA window shown above is from Brassica oleracea var. oleracea cultivar TO1000 chromosome C3, BOL, whole genome shotgun sequence and carries:
- the LOC106335243 gene encoding beta-galactosidase 10; translated protein: MKRATKSIASPAILVLAIVFLFSLKAIAVGNVTYDHRSLSIGGRRQLIISAAIHYPRSVPAMWPSLVRTAKEGGCNAIESYVFWNGHEPSPGKYYFGGRYDIVKFIKTVQQAGMHMILRIGPFVAAEWNFGGVPVWLHYVPETVFRQDNEPWKHYMESFTTYIVNLLKKEKLFAPQGGPIILSQVENEYGYYERDYGEGGKRYAQWSASMAVSQNIGVPWMMCQQWDAPATVISTCNGFYCDEFTPNTADKPKIWTENWPGWFKTFGGRDPHRPAEDVAYSVARFFQKGGSVHNYYMYHGGTNFGRTSGGPFITTSYDYEAPIDEYGLPRLPKWGHLKNLHKAIMLSENMLIGGEHRNFSLGPSLEADVYTSSSGSCAAFLSNSDDKNDKTAVFQNMTYHLPAWSVSILPDCKNEVFNTAKVTAKSSKVEMLPEDLKSSSGLKWQVFSEKPGIWGEADFVKNELVDHINTTKDTTDYLWYTTSITISANEGFLKKQTLPVLFIESKGHTLHVFINKEYLGTATGNGTHVPFRLKKSVPLKAGENNIDLLSMTVGLSNAGSFYEWVPAGLTSVSIKGLNNGTLNLTNTKWTYKLGVQGEHLSLFKPGNSEAVKWTVTTKPPKKQPLTWYKVIIDPPSGSEPVGLDMLSMGKGMAWLNGEEIGRYWPRIARKNAPNDECVKECDYRGKFMPDKCNTGCGEPSQRWYHVPRSWFKSSGNELVIFEEKGGYPMKIKLSRRKVSEV